From a single Rutidosis leptorrhynchoides isolate AG116_Rl617_1_P2 chromosome 5, CSIRO_AGI_Rlap_v1, whole genome shotgun sequence genomic region:
- the LOC139846948 gene encoding cysteine--tRNA ligase, chloroplastic/mitochondrial isoform X1: protein MAALQLLFNYSKPLLRIQSRKPFITSNYKNYHKTNNGRNIVRSSSSSSSSSSTTTSSVGGQLSSINKDTKQHKLQLKELWLYNTLSKEKELFKPKVDGKVGMYVCGVTAYDLSHIGHARVYVSFDILFRYLQFMGYEVNYVRNFTDVDDKIIARASQLGEDPISLSRRFCEEFHRDMGFLHCLPPTVEPRVSDHMPQIIDMIKQILDNGRAYRVEGDVYFSVDEFPEYGRLSGRKLEDNRAGERVAVDSRKKNPADFALWKSAKEGEVSWDSPWGAGRPGWHIECSAMSAAYLGYSFDIHGGGMDLIFPHHENEIAQSCAACDKSNISYWIHNGFVTIDSQKMSKSLGNFFTIRQVIELYHPLALRLFLIGTHYRSPINYSDVQLESASDRAYYIYQTLQDCVEVSGHLDNSSQKENIPAEIIDCLKSFNDVFLTSMSEDLHSPVVLSAISDPLKTANDLLHTHKGKKQGARIQSLAAIEKTIRNVLDILGLMPPSYHEVLQQLREKALKRAKLTEDQVVEKIQERNTARKNREYERSDAIRQDLAALGIALMDSPEGTVWRPAVPLAMQEQYASES, encoded by the exons ATGGCTGCTCTTCAATTGCTCTTCAATTATTCCAAACCTTTGTTACGAATTCAATCTCGAAAGCCCTTCATTACCTCCAATTACAAAAATTATCACAAAACTAATAACGGCAGGAACATTGTTaggtcttcttcttcttcatcatcatcatcttcaacaacaaCTTCTTCTGTAGGAGGACAATTGAGTTCGATTAATAAAGATACGAAGCAACATAAGCTTCAATTGAAGGAGTTATGGCTGTATAATACTTTGAGCAAAGAAAAAGAGTTGTTTAAACCTAAAGTTGATGGTAAAGTTGGAATGTATGTCTGTGGTGTTACTGCTTATGATCTTAGTCACATTGGTCATGCTAGGGTTTACGTTTCGTTCGATATTCTCTTCAG ATACCTACAATTCATGGGATATGAAGTCAATTATGTTCGAAATTTTACTGATGTTGATGATAAG ATAATTGCTCGAGCAAGTCAATTGGGAGAGGATCCAATCAGCTTGAGCAGACGTTTTTGTGAAGAGTTTCATCGGGATATGGGATTTCTTCATTGCCTACCTCCTACTGTTGAACCTCGAGTTTCTGATCACATGCCCCAAATCATTGATATGATCAAACAG ATTCTTGACAACGGACGTGCCTACAGAGTTGAAGGTGACGTTTACTTCTCGGTTGATGAGTTTCCTGAATATGGACGACTCTCTGGGCGGAAATTAGAAGATAACCGAGCTGGAGAGCGGGTGGCAGTGGACTCAAGGAAAAAGAATCCTGCTGATTTTGCTTTATGGAAA TCTGCAAAGGAGGGCGAGGTTTCTTGGGATAGTCCTTGGGGAGCTGGCAGACCTGGGTGGCATATCGAGTGCAGTGCAATGAGTGCGGCTTATTTAGGTTACTCGTTTGATATACATGGTGGTGGTATGGATCTCATTTTTCCTCATCATGAAAATGAAATTGCTCAGAGTTGTGCTGCATGTGATAAAAGTAACATAAGCTATTGGATACACAATGGTTTTGTGACTATCGACTCTCAAAAAATGTCTAAATCACTTGGTAACTTTTTCACAATTCGCCAG GTTATAGAACTTTATCATCCATTGGCTTTGAGACTTTTTCTGATTGGAACACATTATCGATCCCCCATTAATTACTCCGATGTACAGCTTGAAAGTGCTTCCGATCGTGCTTATTACATATATCAG ACCTTGCAAGACTGTGTAGAAGTTTCAGGGCATCTAGATAATTCAAGTCAGAAAGAAAATATACCTGCCGAAATAATTGATTGTTTAAAAAGTTTTAACGATGTATTTCTTACTTCTATGTCTGAAGATCTTCACTCTCCAGTTGTACTCTCTGCAATATCCGATCCTTTAAAAACTGCCAATGATCTTCTACATACCCATAAG GGAAAGAAACAAGGAGCACGGATACAGTCGCTTGCTGCTATAGAGAAGACTATCAGAAATGTGCTTGATATTCTAGGGCTGATGCCACCAAGTTACCATGAG GTTTTGCAGCAGCTGAGGGAAAAAGCACTTAAGCGTGCAAAACTAACCGAAGACCAAGTTGTTGAAAAAATCCAAGAAAGGAATACAGCACGGAAAAACAGAGAGTATGAACGATCAGATGCAATCAGGCAGGACTTGGCTGCACTCGGCATTGCTCTTATGGATAGCCCAGAGGGAACCGTGTGGCGACCCGCTGTTCCTCTTGCAATGCAAGAACAGTATGCTTCAGAATCTTAA
- the LOC139846948 gene encoding cysteine--tRNA ligase, chloroplastic/mitochondrial isoform X2, producing MVKLECMSVVLLLMILVTLVMLGFTFRSIFSSGRYLQFMGYEVNYVRNFTDVDDKIIARASQLGEDPISLSRRFCEEFHRDMGFLHCLPPTVEPRVSDHMPQIIDMIKQILDNGRAYRVEGDVYFSVDEFPEYGRLSGRKLEDNRAGERVAVDSRKKNPADFALWKSAKEGEVSWDSPWGAGRPGWHIECSAMSAAYLGYSFDIHGGGMDLIFPHHENEIAQSCAACDKSNISYWIHNGFVTIDSQKMSKSLGNFFTIRQVIELYHPLALRLFLIGTHYRSPINYSDVQLESASDRAYYIYQTLQDCVEVSGHLDNSSQKENIPAEIIDCLKSFNDVFLTSMSEDLHSPVVLSAISDPLKTANDLLHTHKGKKQGARIQSLAAIEKTIRNVLDILGLMPPSYHEVLQQLREKALKRAKLTEDQVVEKIQERNTARKNREYERSDAIRQDLAALGIALMDSPEGTVWRPAVPLAMQEQYASES from the exons ATGGTAAAGTTGGAATGTATGTCTGTGGTGTTACTGCTTATGATCTTAGTCACATTGGTCATGCTAGGGTTTACGTTTCGTTCGATATTCTCTTCAG GCAGATACCTACAATTCATGGGATATGAAGTCAATTATGTTCGAAATTTTACTGATGTTGATGATAAG ATAATTGCTCGAGCAAGTCAATTGGGAGAGGATCCAATCAGCTTGAGCAGACGTTTTTGTGAAGAGTTTCATCGGGATATGGGATTTCTTCATTGCCTACCTCCTACTGTTGAACCTCGAGTTTCTGATCACATGCCCCAAATCATTGATATGATCAAACAG ATTCTTGACAACGGACGTGCCTACAGAGTTGAAGGTGACGTTTACTTCTCGGTTGATGAGTTTCCTGAATATGGACGACTCTCTGGGCGGAAATTAGAAGATAACCGAGCTGGAGAGCGGGTGGCAGTGGACTCAAGGAAAAAGAATCCTGCTGATTTTGCTTTATGGAAA TCTGCAAAGGAGGGCGAGGTTTCTTGGGATAGTCCTTGGGGAGCTGGCAGACCTGGGTGGCATATCGAGTGCAGTGCAATGAGTGCGGCTTATTTAGGTTACTCGTTTGATATACATGGTGGTGGTATGGATCTCATTTTTCCTCATCATGAAAATGAAATTGCTCAGAGTTGTGCTGCATGTGATAAAAGTAACATAAGCTATTGGATACACAATGGTTTTGTGACTATCGACTCTCAAAAAATGTCTAAATCACTTGGTAACTTTTTCACAATTCGCCAG GTTATAGAACTTTATCATCCATTGGCTTTGAGACTTTTTCTGATTGGAACACATTATCGATCCCCCATTAATTACTCCGATGTACAGCTTGAAAGTGCTTCCGATCGTGCTTATTACATATATCAG ACCTTGCAAGACTGTGTAGAAGTTTCAGGGCATCTAGATAATTCAAGTCAGAAAGAAAATATACCTGCCGAAATAATTGATTGTTTAAAAAGTTTTAACGATGTATTTCTTACTTCTATGTCTGAAGATCTTCACTCTCCAGTTGTACTCTCTGCAATATCCGATCCTTTAAAAACTGCCAATGATCTTCTACATACCCATAAG GGAAAGAAACAAGGAGCACGGATACAGTCGCTTGCTGCTATAGAGAAGACTATCAGAAATGTGCTTGATATTCTAGGGCTGATGCCACCAAGTTACCATGAG GTTTTGCAGCAGCTGAGGGAAAAAGCACTTAAGCGTGCAAAACTAACCGAAGACCAAGTTGTTGAAAAAATCCAAGAAAGGAATACAGCACGGAAAAACAGAGAGTATGAACGATCAGATGCAATCAGGCAGGACTTGGCTGCACTCGGCATTGCTCTTATGGATAGCCCAGAGGGAACCGTGTGGCGACCCGCTGTTCCTCTTGCAATGCAAGAACAGTATGCTTCAGAATCTTAA